Proteins from a genomic interval of Nostoc sp. TCL240-02:
- a CDS encoding phytanoyl-CoA dioxygenase: MFNAIKRKIATLSSDFEYYLARWKHSRNLPALAGSDRNILKTLKKDGVYVTNLADLGFDSSSELLKAAHHQLLQMENPTNEHLDERLPQIYTVTGLPEFYAWGVEKRLLNIIENYIGLPIAFHGVHLRKDFKSKYQFGTLLWHSDAEDRRIIKIIIYLNDVEEKTGPFQYIPRSLTSLFSWNYVRLYYKLWKSNYMGIDDEQVKPVIPKSAWKSCPGPAGTVIIVDTKNALHHGTVRTEDRSTLFFCYTANPPERPDLCTQYWDDTYPRIELQSASDVVKVSN; this comes from the coding sequence ATGTTTAACGCGATTAAACGCAAAATAGCTACACTCTCATCTGACTTTGAATATTACCTAGCTCGTTGGAAGCATAGCAGAAATCTGCCAGCATTAGCAGGAAGCGATCGCAACATCCTTAAGACTCTCAAAAAAGATGGTGTTTACGTCACCAATTTGGCAGATTTAGGGTTCGACTCTAGCTCCGAACTGCTCAAAGCTGCTCACCATCAATTGCTTCAGATGGAAAATCCCACCAATGAGCATCTAGATGAAAGATTGCCACAAATTTACACAGTTACAGGCTTACCAGAATTTTATGCCTGGGGTGTAGAGAAAAGGCTACTCAACATCATCGAAAACTATATCGGTCTTCCTATTGCTTTTCATGGTGTACATTTACGCAAAGATTTCAAAAGCAAATATCAGTTTGGGACACTACTATGGCATAGCGATGCAGAAGATCGGCGGATTATCAAAATCATTATTTACTTGAATGATGTAGAAGAAAAAACTGGGCCTTTTCAATACATCCCTCGCTCCCTAACTTCCTTATTTAGTTGGAATTATGTTCGACTTTACTACAAACTTTGGAAGTCAAACTATATGGGTATCGACGATGAACAAGTAAAACCAGTCATCCCCAAATCAGCTTGGAAATCTTGTCCAGGCCCAGCAGGTACAGTCATTATTGTAGATACCAAAAATGCCTTACATCACGGCACAGTTCGTACAGAAGACCGGTCAACACTATTCTTTTGCTACACCGCTAATCCTCCTGAACGGCCAGACCTCTGTACCCAATACTGGGATGATACTTATCCCAGAATAGAGTTACAGTCTGCATCAGATGTAGTTAAAGTTTCAAATTAA
- a CDS encoding glycosyltransferase family 2 protein encodes MNKLLTIAIPTYNRASLLDKQLTWLAQAIKGFEDECEILVSDNCSTDNTQEVIQKWQVKLNNITFKSSKNLKNLGVVKNIMYCLKSTTTKYVWTIGDDDPIQDRAIAYVISKLRQHEDLSLLFLNFSGRNQITGEPVHPPTIVGNRWFDVDSEDAKGDGKAIFEHCFSKSVGAVIFLTATVYRTDLVKRALQDWSDAENNWISLAYLAGYCAANGSVIVTKETYLECIVGVSYWQKEPKSALLMQYKHIPEVILKLEQSGYSKQFCRRMLLQNGKEVNLKVFLGALRRWPMSAIKTVVPFLALVSLCAFDVMVSKEFGLAESSEISTEEVRIYKP; translated from the coding sequence ATGAATAAACTCCTGACTATTGCCATACCAACTTATAATCGTGCCAGTTTACTTGATAAACAGCTAACATGGTTGGCTCAAGCTATCAAAGGTTTTGAAGATGAGTGTGAGATTTTAGTATCCGATAATTGTTCAACAGATAATACTCAGGAGGTGATCCAAAAATGGCAAGTAAAACTTAACAATATTACATTTAAATCAAGTAAGAATCTAAAGAATTTAGGCGTAGTTAAAAATATTATGTATTGCCTAAAGTCTACAACAACAAAATATGTTTGGACAATCGGCGATGATGATCCAATTCAAGATAGAGCAATTGCTTATGTGATTAGCAAACTCAGACAACACGAAGATTTATCATTATTATTCCTCAATTTTTCCGGTCGTAACCAAATTACTGGTGAACCAGTTCATCCACCAACAATCGTTGGTAATCGCTGGTTTGATGTTGATAGTGAAGATGCTAAAGGTGATGGTAAAGCCATATTTGAACATTGTTTTTCAAAAAGTGTCGGTGCAGTCATTTTTCTGACTGCTACAGTCTATCGCACTGACTTAGTAAAACGCGCTCTACAGGATTGGTCAGATGCTGAGAATAACTGGATATCTTTAGCATATTTAGCCGGATATTGTGCTGCTAATGGTAGTGTAATTGTCACTAAAGAGACTTATTTAGAATGTATTGTTGGTGTGAGTTATTGGCAGAAAGAACCAAAATCAGCACTATTAATGCAATACAAACATATTCCTGAAGTGATTTTGAAATTAGAGCAGAGTGGATATTCTAAGCAATTTTGTAGACGGATGCTTTTGCAGAATGGTAAAGAAGTCAACTTAAAAGTTTTCTTGGGTGCTTTAAGAAGATGGCCGATGTCTGCCATCAAAACAGTAGTTCCATTTTTGGCTTTAGTCAGCTTATGTGCTTTTGATGTAATGGTTTCTAAAGAATTCGGTTTAGCAGAATCAAGCGAAATATCTACTGAAGAAGTACGTATCTATAAGCCATAA
- a CDS encoding class I SAM-dependent methyltransferase yields MANAKCRFSGQPLHQTFIDLGMSPLANAYLTAEQLNHAEKFYPLHAYVSEETLLVQLEQFETPDHIFSDYAYFSSYSVSWLKHVKAYTDMMVEKFGFNHHNQVIEIASNDGYLLQYFVEKGIPVLGIEPAANIAKIAQDRGIPSINKFFGVETAKELVIQGKLADLLIGNNVLAHVPDLNDFIAGMKLILKPNGILTMEFPHILQLIEQNQFDTIYHEHFSYFSFITIEKIFAAHNLQLFDVEELSTHGGSLRIYAKHNDADSPDISDRVSHLKAKEIAAGLHQIETYITFGEKVKKTKHKLLNFLLSAKAEGKSIVGYGAPAKGNTLLNYCGIGKDFIDYTVDCNPYKQDLFLPGTHIPIFEPDKIRETKPDYVLILPWNLKEEIMEQMAFIGEWGGQFVVPIPEVKIYPCSIPDRLLIAS; encoded by the coding sequence ATGGCAAACGCAAAATGTCGTTTCAGTGGTCAACCTCTGCACCAAACCTTTATTGATTTAGGAATGTCACCTTTAGCTAATGCTTATCTGACAGCAGAACAGCTAAATCATGCCGAAAAATTTTATCCACTCCACGCTTATGTGTCTGAAGAGACTCTTTTAGTTCAATTAGAACAATTTGAAACTCCCGATCATATTTTTAGCGATTATGCTTACTTTTCATCTTACTCAGTAAGTTGGCTAAAACACGTCAAAGCTTACACTGATATGATGGTAGAGAAATTTGGCTTTAATCATCATAATCAAGTTATTGAGATTGCCAGCAACGATGGCTACCTATTGCAATATTTTGTAGAAAAGGGAATCCCCGTTTTAGGAATAGAACCAGCCGCAAATATAGCTAAGATAGCTCAAGATAGAGGTATTCCTAGTATCAACAAGTTTTTTGGGGTTGAGACTGCCAAAGAACTTGTGATACAAGGAAAACTAGCCGATCTTTTGATAGGCAACAATGTTTTAGCTCATGTACCAGATTTAAATGATTTCATCGCTGGGATGAAACTTATCCTCAAACCGAATGGTATTTTGACGATGGAGTTTCCTCACATTTTGCAATTGATTGAACAAAATCAATTTGATACTATTTATCACGAGCATTTTTCTTACTTCTCATTTATTACTATCGAAAAGATTTTTGCAGCACACAATTTGCAACTTTTTGATGTGGAAGAGTTATCAACTCATGGTGGTTCACTAAGAATTTATGCCAAACATAACGATGCTGATAGTCCTGACATCAGTGACCGAGTTAGCCATCTGAAAGCAAAAGAAATTGCTGCCGGACTGCATCAGATAGAGACTTATATTACATTTGGCGAAAAAGTCAAAAAAACAAAGCATAAGCTATTAAATTTTCTTCTGAGTGCAAAAGCAGAAGGGAAATCAATTGTTGGTTATGGCGCACCGGCCAAAGGCAACACATTGCTTAATTACTGTGGGATTGGGAAAGATTTTATCGATTACACAGTCGATTGCAACCCTTACAAACAAGACTTATTTTTACCTGGAACTCATATTCCTATCTTTGAACCAGACAAAATCCGCGAAACTAAACCAGATTATGTTCTAATTTTACCTTGGAATCTCAAAGAGGAAATTATGGAGCAAATGGCATTTATTGGCGAGTGGGGTGGACAGTTTGTTGTACCAATTCCTGAAGTAAAAATTTATCCGTGTTCTATTCCGGATAGGCTTTTAATAGCGTCGTAA
- a CDS encoding NAD(P)-dependent oxidoreductase, with product MKILVTGTEGYLGSLLPPLLIERGHEVIGLDTGFYKVGWLYNANGVTPKTLNKDIRNITPDDLEGVEAIVHMAELSNDPAGQLAPNITYEINHVGSVRLASLAKAMGVRRFVYMSSCSVYGVATAGDVTEESPINPQTAYAECKTLVEQDVRPLADDDFSPTFMRNATAFGASPRMRFDIVLNNLAGLAWTSKQIKMTSDGTPWRPLVHALDICKAIVCALEAPRDIVHNQIFNVGDTANNYRVKEIAEIIADIFPDCKLSFGDNGSDNRSYRVSFEKINTILPGFKCDWNARLGAQQLFDLFSQIDMAEDTFLFRGFTRLKQLEYLIRTEQIDKDFFWNKK from the coding sequence ATGAAAATATTAGTAACTGGAACAGAAGGCTATTTAGGTTCATTATTACCGCCTCTGTTAATCGAACGCGGACATGAAGTTATCGGTCTAGATACTGGTTTTTATAAAGTCGGTTGGCTATACAACGCTAATGGGGTAACACCCAAAACCCTTAACAAAGATATTCGCAACATCACCCCCGATGATTTGGAAGGCGTTGAAGCAATAGTTCACATGGCGGAACTTTCCAACGACCCAGCCGGACAATTAGCACCTAATATTACCTACGAAATTAATCATGTAGGTTCAGTTCGTCTCGCTAGCCTGGCTAAAGCTATGGGTGTGCGTCGTTTTGTATATATGTCTTCGTGCAGTGTCTACGGCGTTGCTACCGCAGGTGATGTCACAGAAGAATCCCCAATTAATCCTCAAACAGCCTACGCAGAATGCAAAACTCTGGTAGAACAGGATGTCAGACCACTCGCTGACGATGATTTCTCTCCCACCTTTATGCGGAATGCCACAGCCTTTGGTGCTTCTCCGAGAATGCGCTTTGATATTGTTTTAAACAACTTAGCTGGGTTGGCATGGACTAGCAAACAAATCAAAATGACTAGTGATGGCACACCTTGGCGGCCATTAGTCCACGCACTGGATATTTGCAAAGCAATAGTCTGCGCTTTAGAAGCACCACGGGATATTGTACATAACCAAATCTTCAACGTGGGAGACACAGCAAACAACTATCGTGTCAAAGAAATTGCGGAAATTATTGCTGATATTTTCCCAGATTGTAAATTATCCTTTGGTGACAACGGCTCAGACAACCGCAGCTATCGGGTATCCTTCGAGAAAATCAACACAATTCTCCCCGGATTTAAATGTGATTGGAATGCCCGACTTGGTGCCCAGCAGCTATTTGATTTATTTAGCCAAATAGATATGGCTGAAGACACTTTCTTGTTTAGAGGATTTACTCGCTTAAAACAGCTAGAGTATCTAATCCGTACCGAGCAAATTGACAAAGATTTCTTCTGGAATAAAAAGTAG
- the lhgO gene encoding L-2-hydroxyglutarate oxidase: MYDFAIIGGGIVGLSTALALGKRYPNGRILVLEKESQWAFHQTGNNSGVIHSGIYYKPGSFKAKFCRDGSRSMVEFCQEHGIEHEVCGKVIVATEEQELPRLENLYQRGLDNGIEVKRISPEEVREIEPHVKCVGGLRVFSTGIVNYKQVCLKYAQLIQQQGGDLHLNTKVLKISPSGKNQVLETNKGNFATRFVINCTGLHSDRTAKLGKVEPQAKIVPFRGEYYELTPEKRYLVKTLIYPVPNPDFPFLGVHFTRMIDGSVHAGPNAVLSLKREGYKKTDFDLRDFLEVVTYPGFWKLAAKHADEGIQEIIRSFSKAAFTRSLQKLIPEVQAEDLVPTHAGVRAQALMNDGKLVDDFLIVSGQNSIHVCNAPSPAATSSLEIGKALVAEIPQPSHLNNVVTA, translated from the coding sequence ATGTATGATTTTGCGATTATAGGTGGGGGAATAGTTGGACTCTCTACAGCATTGGCTTTAGGAAAACGCTATCCCAATGGGCGTATTTTAGTACTAGAAAAAGAGAGTCAATGGGCATTTCACCAAACAGGCAATAATAGTGGGGTAATTCATTCTGGTATTTACTACAAGCCAGGGAGTTTCAAAGCTAAATTTTGTCGTGATGGTTCTCGCTCTATGGTAGAATTTTGCCAAGAGCATGGAATAGAACATGAAGTTTGTGGTAAAGTCATTGTTGCAACAGAAGAACAAGAACTACCACGTCTAGAAAATCTCTACCAACGCGGCTTAGACAATGGTATAGAAGTTAAGAGAATCAGCCCCGAAGAAGTCAGGGAAATCGAACCTCACGTAAAATGCGTAGGTGGGCTTCGGGTATTCTCAACTGGGATTGTTAATTACAAGCAAGTTTGTTTGAAATATGCCCAGCTAATTCAACAACAGGGTGGAGATTTGCATCTCAATACAAAAGTTCTGAAAATCTCCCCAAGTGGTAAAAATCAGGTACTAGAAACAAACAAAGGTAACTTTGCAACCCGCTTTGTAATTAATTGTACGGGATTGCATAGTGATCGCACCGCCAAATTAGGTAAAGTTGAACCCCAAGCCAAAATCGTCCCATTCCGGGGAGAATACTACGAACTCACCCCAGAAAAACGCTATCTCGTCAAGACACTAATTTACCCAGTTCCCAATCCCGATTTCCCCTTCCTGGGTGTCCACTTTACCCGGATGATTGATGGTAGCGTCCACGCAGGGCCAAACGCAGTTCTGTCACTCAAACGCGAAGGTTACAAAAAAACCGATTTTGACTTACGGGATTTTCTTGAAGTCGTCACCTATCCAGGTTTCTGGAAATTGGCAGCCAAACATGCTGATGAAGGCATCCAAGAAATCATTCGTTCCTTTAGTAAAGCAGCCTTCACCAGAAGTTTGCAAAAACTAATTCCCGAAGTCCAAGCAGAAGACTTAGTTCCCACCCACGCAGGAGTTCGCGCTCAAGCCTTAATGAACGATGGCAAGCTTGTAGATGACTTTTTGATTGTTTCCGGTCAAAACTCCATCCATGTTTGCAATGCTCCTTCTCCTGCGGCCACATCTTCTCTAGAAATTGGCAAAGCGCTTGTAGCAGAAATTCCCCAACCCTCGCATCTAAATAATGTAGTAACTGCATAG
- the rfbF gene encoding glucose-1-phosphate cytidylyltransferase: MKAVILAGGLGTRLSEETSIRPKPMVEIGGKPILWHIMKTYSAHGINDFIICCGYKGYIIKEYFANYFLHMSDVTFDMRFNQMNVHSGYAEPWRVTLVNTGDNTMTGGRLKRIREHLGNDTFCFTYGDGVSNINITELVKFHKEQNTLGTLTAVQPAGRFGAISLGYEQTKITSFREKPEGDGAWINGGYFVLEPEIINLIADDSTVWEQEPLEKLADMEQLSAFKHDGFWQPMDTLRDKNYLEGLWKNNQAPWKVW; encoded by the coding sequence ATGAAAGCGGTGATTTTGGCTGGAGGACTTGGTACACGCCTCAGTGAAGAAACTAGTATCAGACCCAAGCCGATGGTTGAGATTGGTGGTAAGCCAATTCTCTGGCACATAATGAAGACTTACTCCGCCCACGGCATTAACGACTTCATCATTTGTTGCGGTTACAAAGGTTACATAATTAAGGAGTATTTTGCTAACTACTTCTTACACATGTCAGATGTTACCTTTGATATGCGATTTAACCAGATGAACGTGCATTCTGGTTATGCAGAACCCTGGCGTGTTACCTTAGTCAATACGGGTGATAATACCATGACAGGCGGACGCTTAAAGCGAATCAGGGAACATCTTGGTAATGACACCTTTTGCTTTACTTATGGTGATGGTGTCAGTAATATTAATATCACCGAGCTAGTGAAGTTTCACAAAGAACAAAATACATTAGGAACACTCACAGCAGTTCAACCAGCCGGACGTTTTGGAGCCATTTCCTTGGGATATGAGCAAACTAAAATTACCAGCTTTCGGGAAAAACCTGAAGGTGATGGAGCTTGGATTAATGGCGGTTATTTTGTGTTAGAACCAGAAATAATCAATTTGATTGCTGATGACTCTACAGTATGGGAGCAAGAGCCATTAGAAAAGCTAGCTGATATGGAACAACTATCTGCTTTTAAACATGATGGTTTTTGGCAACCTATGGATACTTTACGCGATAAAAACTATCTAGAGGGGCTATGGAAAAACAATCAGGCTCCTTGGAAGGTATGGTAA
- a CDS encoding tetratricopeptide repeat protein: MQVLRCSPRKEILSLNVSLGRGGEACVYAVPSDNDLVAKIYHKPTTAHADKLQAMLANPPENPTASLGHISIAWPEDLLRTPDGKNSILGFLMPRIQGMRPIIDFYNPRTRRQHCPLFNYQYLLRTARNLAAAFAALHASGYCIGDVNESNILVSDTALVTLIDTDSFQVLDPNSNVVYRCPVGKPEFTPPELQNKTFAQHDREISHDLFGLAVLVFQLLMEGTHPFSGIFQGSIEPPPYEARIASGHFTYSQKRYVPYLPTPIAPPWEILHPSLQELFVRCFEEGHNNPQLRPNAQTWLSAIAEAEDSLITCTTNPQHRYNNHMRSCPWCERTVRLGGRDPFPSHRAIEAREHLQPRIKAKKRYTQTPYFPQRSMSPHLGNYWQPVITPSGSSYKRSKKSKLYPVICCLLGFGLLGYADVMIKFTQPLVSQNAYTQQTLKSRQTINKLSFADYYQQSQTAYKDRDYEKAIASLTAAIEQQPTHTTAIVNRGNARYNLKDYEGAVTDYSQALKINPNQTKALVNRGNARYMLAEYSNDPDAEYNLAIADYNRAIGLDKNEIEAYIRRGIVRTQMAKYSGESQQAYKRAIADFTQVIKRNVSKAEAYFQRGVVYYQIAQYSSNYEQEYNQAIADFNQALTLSPKLAKVYLKRGMVRYELAQYGGSESNKNQAKAIEDVQASAKMFLEQDDMDNYQQALSNLCVVVERKCDPLFQSSSNVEKTN; this comes from the coding sequence ATGCAGGTACTACGTTGTTCCCCTAGAAAAGAAATCCTCAGCCTCAATGTCAGTTTGGGGCGTGGTGGTGAAGCTTGTGTTTATGCAGTGCCATCTGATAATGACTTGGTGGCGAAGATTTACCACAAGCCAACTACAGCCCATGCTGATAAATTACAGGCGATGCTTGCCAACCCGCCAGAAAACCCTACAGCTAGTTTGGGTCATATCTCTATCGCTTGGCCAGAGGATTTATTGCGGACACCAGATGGCAAAAATAGCATCTTGGGCTTTTTGATGCCACGGATTCAGGGGATGCGTCCAATCATTGACTTTTACAACCCCAGAACCCGTCGTCAACACTGTCCCCTATTCAACTATCAGTACCTGCTCCGCACGGCTCGTAACTTGGCCGCAGCTTTTGCCGCTTTGCACGCTAGTGGATATTGTATAGGTGATGTCAACGAGTCAAATATCCTCGTCAGTGACACCGCACTAGTGACTCTGATAGACACAGACTCCTTCCAAGTACTCGACCCCAACAGCAATGTTGTTTATCGCTGCCCAGTCGGAAAACCAGAGTTTACGCCACCAGAACTACAAAATAAAACTTTTGCCCAACACGATCGCGAAATTTCTCACGATTTATTTGGGTTAGCAGTGCTGGTATTCCAACTCTTAATGGAAGGCACTCACCCATTTTCGGGGATTTTTCAAGGCTCTATTGAGCCACCGCCCTACGAAGCCCGCATTGCATCGGGTCATTTTACTTACAGCCAAAAACGGTACGTACCCTACCTACCTACCCCCATTGCACCCCCTTGGGAAATTCTTCATCCCAGCCTACAAGAACTATTTGTTCGTTGTTTTGAAGAGGGTCACAACAACCCACAGTTGCGCCCCAATGCCCAGACTTGGCTCTCAGCCATCGCTGAAGCTGAAGATTCCTTAATTACCTGCACCACAAATCCCCAGCATCGCTACAACAACCACATGCGTAGCTGTCCGTGGTGTGAACGGACAGTGCGATTAGGCGGACGCGACCCCTTCCCATCACATCGGGCTATAGAAGCGAGAGAACATCTCCAACCGCGAATCAAAGCGAAAAAGCGCTACACCCAGACACCGTATTTTCCCCAGCGCAGTATGTCACCGCACTTAGGTAATTATTGGCAGCCAGTAATTACTCCAAGCGGTTCATCTTATAAACGTTCCAAGAAGTCAAAATTGTACCCGGTTATTTGTTGTTTGCTGGGTTTCGGTTTATTGGGTTATGCGGACGTAATGATTAAATTCACTCAGCCGTTGGTTTCCCAAAATGCTTACACTCAACAAACATTGAAGTCTCGCCAGACAATTAACAAACTCAGCTTCGCTGACTACTATCAGCAGAGTCAAACTGCTTACAAAGACCGAGATTACGAAAAAGCAATTGCCAGCTTAACCGCAGCAATTGAACAACAACCAACACATACCACAGCAATTGTAAATCGGGGCAATGCCCGCTATAACCTCAAAGACTACGAAGGAGCAGTTACAGATTATAGTCAAGCTCTTAAAATCAATCCCAATCAAACCAAAGCCCTTGTGAATCGGGGTAATGCCCGCTATATGCTCGCCGAATATAGCAACGATCCCGATGCAGAGTATAACCTAGCGATCGCAGACTATAATCGAGCTATCGGTCTGGATAAAAACGAAATTGAAGCTTATATCAGACGGGGGATTGTCCGCACCCAAATGGCTAAATATAGCGGTGAATCTCAACAAGCTTACAAAAGAGCGATCGCAGATTTTACTCAAGTCATAAAACGTAATGTATCGAAAGCAGAAGCTTATTTTCAGCGAGGTGTTGTCTATTATCAAATTGCTCAATATAGCAGCAATTATGAACAAGAATACAATCAAGCGATCGCTGACTTTAACCAAGCATTAACCCTAAGCCCTAAACTAGCAAAAGTATATCTCAAACGAGGTATGGTTCGTTATGAACTCGCACAATATGGTGGTAGTGAATCTAACAAAAATCAGGCGAAAGCTATCGAAGATGTACAGGCATCTGCCAAAATGTTTCTTGAGCAAGATGATATGGATAATTATCAGCAAGCACTCAGTAACTTATGCGTAGTCGTAGAACGCAAATGCGATCCTTTATTTCAAAGCTCAAGTAATGTGGAAAAAACTAACTAA
- a CDS encoding PP2C family serine/threonine-protein phosphatase codes for MKISKQIAQWRIVAASVCGTSHLKNKQLCQDAHHWQILSDNVLVAAAADGAGSASLGKVGAMIAVETAIESISSRGITQKVLSDDAFVRSLLNDAILAAKKAVEAEAATCDKQPQDLATTLIMMVATPEVVAVVQIGDGLAVAKDSMGNLLALTIPDSGEYINETTFLTSPTALDTAQMRLWRTDIVNVGIITDGLQMLALNMVVGEPHKPFFFPLFEFVANTEDKTEAKEQLVKFLRSDRITQRTDDDLTLIIAAFNDS; via the coding sequence ATGAAAATATCAAAACAGATTGCTCAATGGCGGATTGTGGCTGCGTCGGTATGTGGTACAAGTCACTTAAAAAACAAGCAATTATGTCAGGATGCTCATCACTGGCAAATATTGTCTGATAATGTTTTGGTGGCAGCCGCAGCAGATGGTGCGGGTTCTGCTAGTCTTGGGAAAGTGGGAGCGATGATTGCTGTGGAGACAGCAATAGAAAGCATTTCTAGCAGAGGAATCACCCAAAAAGTTTTGAGTGATGATGCGTTTGTGCGATCGCTCTTAAATGATGCCATACTAGCCGCCAAAAAAGCTGTGGAAGCTGAAGCGGCTACTTGTGACAAACAACCTCAAGACTTAGCAACTACCTTAATTATGATGGTTGCCACACCAGAAGTTGTAGCTGTAGTGCAAATAGGTGATGGTTTGGCAGTGGCAAAAGATAGCATGGGCAATCTCCTCGCTCTAACTATACCTGATAGCGGCGAGTACATCAACGAAACCACTTTTTTAACTTCTCCTACAGCCTTAGATACAGCGCAGATGAGATTATGGCGCACCGACATAGTTAATGTTGGTATCATCACCGACGGACTACAAATGCTGGCTTTGAATATGGTTGTTGGAGAACCACACAAACCATTCTTTTTTCCACTGTTTGAATTTGTAGCTAATACCGAAGATAAGACAGAAGCGAAGGAGCAGTTAGTAAAGTTTTTACGCTCAGATAGAATTACCCAACGCACTGATGATGATTTAACACTCATTATAGCTGCATTCAACGACTCATGA
- a CDS encoding VWA domain-containing protein: MHDTLRLDEVVEFAENPEPRCPCVLLLDTSGSMQGDPIEALNQGLLSLKDELVKNSLAARRVEVAIVTFDSNVNVVQDFVTADQFNPPILTAQGLTTMGAGIHKALDIIQERKSQYRTNGIAYYRPWVFMITDGEPQGELENVVEQASVRLQGDEANKRVAFFTVGVENANMTRLNQITVRTPLKLKGLNFIEMFVWLSTSMSAVSHSQVDEQVALPPIGWGTV, from the coding sequence ATGCATGATACATTAAGACTTGATGAAGTAGTAGAATTTGCTGAGAACCCAGAACCACGTTGTCCTTGTGTACTTTTACTAGATACATCTGGATCGATGCAAGGAGATCCGATTGAGGCTTTAAATCAGGGTTTGCTCAGTCTAAAGGATGAATTAGTCAAAAATTCCTTAGCCGCAAGACGTGTGGAAGTGGCGATCGTCACTTTTGATAGTAATGTCAATGTAGTACAAGACTTTGTGACTGCCGATCAATTTAATCCGCCCATTTTAACGGCACAGGGCTTGACTACAATGGGTGCAGGCATTCATAAAGCTTTGGATATAATTCAAGAGCGGAAATCTCAGTATCGTACTAATGGGATTGCTTACTATCGTCCTTGGGTATTCATGATTACCGATGGCGAACCCCAAGGTGAGTTAGAGAATGTAGTGGAGCAAGCATCTGTGCGCTTACAGGGAGACGAAGCAAATAAGCGTGTAGCATTTTTTACAGTGGGCGTAGAAAATGCGAATATGACACGTTTAAATCAAATAACCGTGCGTACACCTTTGAAACTCAAAGGACTAAATTTCATTGAGATGTTTGTCTGGCTATCAACTAGTATGTCAGCTGTTTCTCATTCGCAGGTAGACGAACAGGTAGCACTACCGCCGATTGGTTGGGGGACTGTTTAA